One Actinomycetota bacterium genomic window carries:
- a CDS encoding 4Fe-4S binding protein has translation MNPNKPSMHDDYTLATVDPNWLQERVKPRRHIALSPELCILCRACEDVCPWDCIYMLAPDIVADGQSQEVTTLAQTSHALFVIDDNECVRCGICIDRCPTGALWYARVGEGKAAAKG, from the coding sequence GTGAACCCGAACAAGCCCAGCATGCACGACGACTACACCCTGGCCACGGTCGACCCCAACTGGCTCCAGGAGCGGGTGAAGCCCCGGCGGCACATCGCCCTCTCCCCCGAGCTCTGCATCCTCTGCCGCGCCTGCGAGGACGTCTGCCCCTGGGACTGCATCTACATGCTGGCCCCGGACATCGTGGCCGACGGGCAGAGCCAGGAGGTCACCACCCTCGCCCAGACGTCGCACGCCCTGTTCGTGATCGACGACAACGAGTGCGTGCGCTGCGGCATCTGCATCGACCGCTGCCCCACCGGCGCCCTGTGGTACGCGCGGGTGGGCGAAGGCAAGGCGGCGGCCAAGGGATAG
- a CDS encoding TlpA disulfide reductase family protein encodes MSRRTTLAVVAVVAVTAVAALVALAGGGGTGLAPEAGTGQVEAVSSSVAVIPADQRRPLPAFTGTTLDDQTIDLASLRGRPLVLNFWASWCGPCRAEQEGLELANRTLAGRDVRMVGINIRDDAGAAASYLEEFQVGYPSLFDRPAVLPARLGALGPPAPPYTLVVDAQGRVAARVFGALPGDAPDRQAALLTDLVERVT; translated from the coding sequence ATGTCGCGCCGCACCACCTTGGCCGTGGTGGCCGTGGTCGCGGTGACGGCCGTGGCCGCCCTGGTGGCGCTGGCCGGCGGCGGCGGCACGGGCCTGGCCCCCGAGGCCGGGACGGGGCAGGTGGAGGCGGTCTCCTCGAGCGTGGCCGTGATCCCCGCCGACCAGCGCCGGCCCCTGCCCGCCTTCACCGGCACCACCCTCGACGACCAGACGATCGACCTGGCCAGCCTGCGCGGCCGCCCGCTGGTGCTGAACTTCTGGGCTTCCTGGTGCGGGCCCTGCCGGGCCGAGCAGGAGGGGCTGGAGCTGGCCAACAGGACCCTGGCCGGGCGGGACGTGCGCATGGTCGGGATCAACATCCGCGACGACGCCGGGGCGGCCGCGTCCTACCTGGAGGAGTTCCAGGTCGGCTACCCGTCGCTGTTCGACCGGCCGGCGGTGCTGCCGGCCCGGCTCGGCGCCCTCGGCCCCCCGGCCCCGCCCTACACCCTGGTCGTGGACGCCCAGGGCCGGGTCGCGGCCCGGGTGTTCGGGGCCCTGCCCGGCGACGCGCCCGATCGCCAGGCCGCCCTCCTCACCGACCTGGTCGAGCGGGTGACCTGA
- a CDS encoding cytochrome c biogenesis protein CcdA: protein MSWAERAQQIVVDGNVMIALAVAVLAGFVSFASPCVLPLVPGYLSYMSGVTGQDVEQHGDRRAGRVVAGAALFVLGFSLVFVALGAALGAVTSWLVLNRSLVTRVAGVLVIVMGLFLAGVIKPGFLYRERRLRADKVPGGLAGALPLGMVFGLGWTPCIGPTLGAVLGLATVGGGGARRGALLLFAYSLGLGLPFLVAALGFRRAMGRFPALKSRFRLFEVAGGGMLVVIGLLLLTGLWDTLLTQLKIWSGSITLPL, encoded by the coding sequence ATGAGCTGGGCGGAGCGGGCGCAGCAGATCGTGGTCGACGGCAACGTCATGATCGCCCTGGCCGTGGCCGTCCTGGCCGGGTTCGTGTCGTTCGCCTCCCCGTGCGTGCTGCCGCTGGTCCCCGGCTACCTCTCCTACATGTCGGGGGTGACCGGCCAGGACGTGGAGCAGCACGGCGACCGGCGGGCGGGCCGGGTGGTGGCCGGGGCGGCCCTGTTCGTGCTCGGGTTCTCGCTGGTGTTCGTGGCCCTGGGGGCGGCCCTTGGCGCGGTCACCTCCTGGCTGGTCCTGAACCGGAGCCTGGTCACCAGGGTCGCCGGGGTGCTGGTGATCGTCATGGGCCTGTTCCTGGCCGGCGTGATCAAGCCCGGCTTCCTGTACCGGGAGCGGCGCCTGCGGGCCGACAAGGTCCCGGGCGGGCTGGCCGGCGCCCTGCCCCTCGGCATGGTCTTCGGGCTCGGCTGGACGCCCTGCATCGGCCCCACCCTTGGCGCGGTGCTCGGCCTGGCCACGGTGGGCGGGGGCGGGGCCCGCCGGGGGGCGCTGCTGCTGTTCGCCTACTCGCTCGGGCTCGGCCTGCCGTTCCTGGTCGCCGCCCTCGGCTTCCGGCGGGCCATGGGGCGGTTCCCGGCCCTGAAGTCCCGCTTCCGCTTGTTCGAGGTGGCCGGGGGCGGGATGCTGGTCGTGATCGGCCTGCTGCTGCTCACCGGGCTCTGGGACACGCTGCTGACCCAGCTCAAGATCTGGTCCGGGTCGATCACCCTCCCCCTGTAG
- a CDS encoding cytochrome c biogenesis protein ResB, giving the protein MAVEVRPPAARPDQPPRRQGLGDTLRQAWREYRSMRTALVLLVVLAAASILGSLFPQEGISPQRVDQYFADHPALAPVLERLGLFDVFGSAWYMAIYLALLGALVACLVPRTRALVRVLRSRPPRGGDLARYRTRAAFETSAPPGEAMAAARRVLRRNRFRLAEHDGELAGEKGYLREAASMLFHVSLLVLLVGLAYGKGYGYRGQAAIVEGETWANARVGYDSFSPGRFFGPERLAPFQLRLDDFTNSFHPDNTPREFASRLTALDLDGRPLQSQRVAPNRPMTVDGVRIFQSDYGYVPVVRVRDADGTDLLAPQEVLTLRDPASEWSTGAVKVTRSSPQVGLELTMFTGLVTAPDCPGGAPFCNDPRLVRPVLVVLAYQGDLQAHRAQSVFTLDRTKLEPLGDRPLLLVLGQSKKLANGMEVSFTDLKQYSVLTLARDPGVPVVAGAAALLLLGLVPSLYVTRRRVWVRAVPAGAGGARVELAGLALQGKAAFEAELARLAEQVARGSGGLKPSPPEDRGTLGPPTEKT; this is encoded by the coding sequence TTGGCCGTCGAAGTCCGTCCCCCCGCCGCCCGCCCCGACCAGCCGCCGCGCCGGCAGGGGCTGGGCGACACCCTCCGCCAGGCCTGGCGCGAGTACCGCTCCATGCGGACCGCCCTCGTCCTGCTGGTGGTCCTGGCCGCGGCCTCGATCCTTGGCAGCCTCTTCCCGCAGGAGGGCATCAGCCCCCAGCGGGTCGACCAGTACTTCGCCGACCACCCGGCCCTGGCCCCGGTGCTGGAGCGCCTGGGGCTGTTCGACGTCTTCGGGTCGGCCTGGTACATGGCCATCTACCTGGCCCTGCTGGGGGCGCTGGTCGCCTGCCTGGTGCCGCGGACCCGGGCCCTGGTGCGGGTGCTCCGCTCCCGGCCGCCCCGCGGCGGCGACCTGGCCCGCTACCGCACCCGGGCCGCCTTCGAGACCTCGGCCCCGCCCGGGGAGGCCATGGCGGCCGCCCGCCGGGTCCTGCGCCGCAACCGCTTCCGGCTCGCGGAGCATGACGGCGAGCTGGCCGGGGAGAAGGGTTACCTGCGCGAGGCGGCCAGCATGCTGTTCCACGTGTCGCTGCTCGTGCTGCTCGTCGGCCTGGCCTACGGCAAGGGCTACGGGTACCGCGGCCAGGCGGCCATCGTCGAGGGCGAGACCTGGGCCAACGCCCGGGTCGGGTACGACAGCTTCAGCCCCGGCCGCTTCTTCGGCCCCGAGCGCCTCGCCCCCTTCCAGCTCCGGCTGGACGACTTCACCAACTCCTTCCACCCCGACAACACCCCAAGGGAGTTCGCCTCCCGCCTGACCGCGCTCGACCTGGACGGCCGCCCGCTCCAGTCCCAGCGGGTCGCCCCCAACCGGCCCATGACCGTTGACGGGGTGCGGATCTTCCAGTCCGACTACGGCTACGTGCCGGTGGTGCGGGTGCGGGACGCCGACGGCACGGACCTGCTCGCCCCCCAGGAGGTCCTGACCCTGCGCGACCCGGCCTCGGAGTGGTCGACCGGGGCGGTCAAGGTCACCCGGTCCAGCCCCCAGGTCGGCCTGGAGCTGACCATGTTCACCGGCCTGGTGACCGCCCCGGACTGCCCGGGCGGGGCGCCGTTCTGCAACGACCCCCGGCTCGTCCGGCCGGTCCTGGTGGTGCTCGCCTACCAGGGCGACCTCCAGGCCCACCGGGCCCAGAGCGTGTTCACCCTCGACCGGACGAAGCTGGAACCGCTCGGCGACCGGCCGCTGCTGCTCGTCCTCGGCCAGTCGAAGAAGCTGGCCAACGGCATGGAGGTGTCGTTCACCGACCTCAAGCAGTACAGCGTCCTCACCCTGGCCCGCGACCCGGGGGTGCCGGTCGTGGCCGGGGCCGCCGCCCTGCTGCTGCTGGGGCTGGTCCCGTCGCTGTACGTGACCCGCCGCCGGGTCTGGGTCCGGGCCGTCCCGGCCGGGGCGGGCGGCGCCCGGGTCGAGCTGGCCGGTCTCGCCCTCCAGGGCAAGGCCGCGTTCGAGGCCGAGCTGGCCCGGCTCGCCGAGCAGGTCGCCAGGGGGTCCGGGGGGCTCAAGCCTAGCCCCCCGGAGGATCGCGGTACGCTAGGCCCCCCGACGGAGAAGACCTAG
- the ccsB gene encoding c-type cytochrome biogenesis protein CcsB → MSPAELATTSDTLAWLAVLSYVVAATLFGLEFAYRLRWLGVAGLLVTAAGLAANVGAAVTRGLAVDRVPWGNMYEFSMIVGIVTVAGFLVWLARRPEIRPLGVFVLLPAVLAMALGGLVFRVPAGPLVPALNSRWIVIHVAAAITGSSVLCLAAVFSILYLVKERIERRQRPPAPPLVAGAAQTADRVEVDQAVARHGSLWDRLPSADTLDHLAYRTTAFGFPIWTFAIIAGAIWAQAAWGRYWGWDPKETWSFISWTVFAAYLHARATAGWRGRRAAWLAIIGLATLAFNFYAVNTVIVGLHSYGG, encoded by the coding sequence ATGTCGCCGGCCGAGCTGGCCACCACCTCCGACACCCTCGCCTGGCTGGCCGTGCTCAGCTACGTGGTCGCGGCCACCCTGTTCGGGCTGGAGTTCGCCTACCGGCTGCGCTGGCTGGGGGTGGCCGGGCTGCTGGTGACCGCGGCCGGGCTGGCCGCCAACGTGGGCGCGGCCGTGACCCGCGGCCTGGCCGTCGACCGGGTGCCATGGGGCAACATGTACGAGTTCTCGATGATCGTGGGGATCGTCACCGTGGCCGGCTTCCTGGTCTGGCTGGCCCGGCGGCCCGAGATCCGCCCTCTCGGGGTGTTCGTGCTCCTCCCGGCCGTGCTGGCCATGGCCCTGGGCGGGCTGGTGTTCCGGGTGCCGGCCGGCCCGCTGGTCCCGGCCCTCAACTCCCGCTGGATCGTGATCCACGTGGCCGCGGCCATCACCGGCTCCTCGGTGCTCTGCCTGGCCGCCGTGTTCAGCATCCTGTACCTGGTCAAGGAGCGGATCGAGCGCCGCCAGCGGCCGCCGGCCCCGCCGCTGGTCGCCGGGGCGGCCCAGACCGCCGACCGGGTCGAGGTCGACCAGGCGGTGGCCCGCCACGGCAGCCTCTGGGACCGGCTGCCGTCGGCCGACACCCTCGACCACCTCGCCTACCGGACGACCGCCTTCGGCTTCCCCATCTGGACCTTCGCCATCATTGCCGGGGCCATCTGGGCCCAGGCGGCCTGGGGCCGCTACTGGGGCTGGGACCCGAAGGAGACCTGGTCGTTCATCAGCTGGACGGTGTTCGCCGCCTACCTCCACGCCCGGGCCACCGCCGGCTGGCGCGGCCGCCGCGCCGCCTGGCTGGCCATCATCGGCCTGGCCACCCTGGCGTTCAACTTCTACGCGGTCAACACCGTCATCGTCGGCCTCCACAGCTACGGCGGCTGA